A window from Phycisphaeraceae bacterium encodes these proteins:
- a CDS encoding aminotransferase class V-fold PLP-dependent enzyme, producing MPPFIYFDNNATTQPLPEVIRAVQEGMVRTWGNPSSIHRFGNEAKQQVELAREKVANLVGSVARDVIFTSGGTEGANLALVGSLQAQQGRQVIVTTRIEHSAVRELAQQLAARGVEVIWLPNSGDGVVDTDALRSLLAARAKEIALVSVMAANNETGVIQHWRDMGRLCREHGVRFHCDATQWAGRMPTNLAEEAVDLFSFAPHKFHGPKGVGALIVRQGVRLGSLVVGGPQERKRRGGTEAVPAIMGFGAAAECAREWISDPEHPNAVRRRRDRLEMLLLEGAPNARVNGALVPRIWNTTNIGFPCLEAEAMLLLFSERGICASAGSACSSGSLEASPILRAMDVPPDLAHGSVRFSLSRFTTDEEIEVGAKLILECAARLRASSRALPTAMRS from the coding sequence ATGCCCCCATTCATCTACTTCGACAACAACGCCACCACTCAGCCTCTTCCTGAGGTGATCCGTGCAGTGCAGGAGGGGATGGTGCGAACATGGGGGAATCCATCGAGCATTCACCGCTTCGGCAACGAGGCGAAGCAGCAGGTCGAACTCGCCCGTGAGAAGGTCGCGAACCTGGTCGGCAGCGTCGCCCGCGATGTCATCTTCACCTCGGGCGGGACAGAGGGCGCGAATCTCGCTCTCGTCGGTTCGCTCCAGGCGCAGCAAGGCCGCCAGGTGATCGTCACCACGCGGATCGAGCACAGCGCCGTGCGTGAGCTGGCTCAGCAACTGGCGGCCCGCGGGGTCGAGGTGATCTGGTTGCCGAACTCCGGCGATGGAGTGGTCGACACCGACGCCCTTCGCTCGCTTCTTGCGGCGCGCGCGAAGGAGATCGCGCTCGTGAGTGTGATGGCGGCCAACAATGAAACCGGTGTCATCCAGCACTGGCGTGACATGGGCCGCCTTTGCCGGGAGCATGGCGTGCGATTTCATTGCGACGCGACGCAGTGGGCCGGGCGCATGCCGACGAACCTTGCCGAAGAGGCGGTCGATCTCTTCAGCTTCGCGCCGCACAAGTTTCATGGCCCCAAGGGCGTCGGCGCCCTCATTGTCCGGCAGGGGGTCAGGCTCGGTTCGCTGGTCGTCGGTGGTCCGCAGGAGCGAAAGCGACGAGGCGGGACCGAGGCGGTGCCGGCGATCATGGGCTTCGGAGCTGCAGCCGAGTGCGCTCGAGAGTGGATCTCCGATCCCGAGCACCCGAACGCGGTGCGGCGCCGACGCGATCGACTCGAGATGCTCCTGCTCGAAGGGGCGCCCAATGCTCGCGTGAACGGGGCGCTGGTGCCGCGCATCTGGAATACGACCAACATCGGCTTCCCCTGTTTGGAGGCGGAGGCGATGCTGCTTCTCTTCTCGGAGCGCGGCATCTGTGCGAGCGCAGGGTCGGCGTGTTCCTCCGGCTCACTCGAAGCCTCGCCGATTCTCCGAGCCATGGATGTTCCCCCCGATCTTGCGCACGGTTCGGTGCGCTTCTCCCTGAGCCGCTTCACGACCGACGAGGAGATCGAGGTGGGCGCGAAGCTCATTCTCGAGTGCGCCGCACGGCTGCGCGCGAGCTCGCGAGCGCTGCCCACGGCCATGCGCTCGTGA
- a CDS encoding serine/threonine protein kinase: protein MTNSGEQTAEHLPDDPRRDPALGGGGGGERSLMGADDARRSGDSSAHARFVPGAMIAGRYRVVSLLGRGGMGEVYRADDLRLGQTVAIKFLPALVEKDEARLARLNQEVRLAREVAHPNVARVFDIGDFEGEHFLTMEFVDGEDLASLLRRVGRPNPDKAMEIVRQICAGVAALHERGVLHRDLKPANIMLDGRGRVRIMDFGLALRQQVDGSSVGAARSAGGTPGYMAPEQWSGGPVTEATDVYAIGLILHELFTGRSAAQGESIDAYRRWHLSTPVESVSHSLSEVNPEIERVILACIAKDPSERPASALAVSAMLPGGDPIATALAAGETPSPDMVAAAGRVDRISPTHAVILGVTLLAALLTWVVLPSPLRPWDLAPPRKPPAVLADRVDQILARLGSEERLPGRAQSFVFDESITQWLRRESGTDRDLSSAVKRADPVSFLVRRSPRAMLPLNSMTRVTLDDPAVDRAGMEVIQLFSDGRLRHFERVPARRVDALGDEAGSAPRAVASEETLAALIRDAGFDPGSLRSAEPQRRPRVFADRVLAWEEVNDDGAEPWRVEAATLEGAVVSFEVVGPWMRAGQEVGRTAPERSTRSDAPARVAGWLIFTLLLVAITVMSLLALRHLRQGRGDLRGARALALAVMGIALLRWLMLCDFVWSPTMFDRLVSAGVGLSLFAGAIAWVLYIALEPFARRVWPATMVSWQRLVRGQFRDPLVGRDLIVGAIGGVLYLLAGTAGLMVDRALGQPSVIDLSLAGAPFWLIPLMGGVRPVGIMLVAIQSGVIVPMVSLLFLVVMRMIVRRSWVAAGLFWLIYSASVLLSSPTLLSGIVFGSLVATILLILLMRYGLVAILGSQVVGSLLTLFPVTSDTGAWFFSIGLIGVVLALVLSGAGLAAAVAGRSAPAWLVARRGGAAALVPSS, encoded by the coding sequence GTGACCAACTCCGGCGAACAGACGGCGGAACATCTCCCGGATGACCCCCGCCGTGATCCGGCCCTTGGTGGTGGAGGGGGGGGCGAGCGTTCGTTGATGGGCGCGGATGACGCCCGCCGCAGCGGGGATTCGAGCGCTCATGCGCGCTTCGTGCCGGGCGCCATGATCGCCGGGCGATACCGGGTTGTCTCGCTGCTTGGCCGTGGTGGCATGGGGGAGGTCTACCGGGCCGATGATCTTCGACTCGGACAGACGGTGGCGATCAAGTTCCTACCCGCCTTGGTTGAGAAGGACGAGGCGAGGCTCGCCCGGCTCAACCAGGAAGTCCGACTTGCGCGTGAGGTGGCGCACCCCAATGTCGCGCGCGTCTTTGACATCGGTGACTTCGAGGGCGAGCACTTCCTGACGATGGAGTTCGTCGATGGTGAAGACCTCGCCTCACTCCTGCGCCGGGTGGGGCGACCCAATCCGGACAAGGCCATGGAGATCGTCCGGCAGATCTGCGCGGGAGTTGCCGCACTGCATGAACGCGGGGTGCTGCACCGGGATCTGAAGCCCGCGAACATCATGCTCGACGGACGCGGGCGCGTCAGGATCATGGACTTCGGGCTCGCGTTGCGTCAGCAGGTCGATGGCTCCTCCGTCGGTGCCGCTCGGTCCGCCGGGGGAACTCCGGGCTACATGGCCCCCGAGCAGTGGTCGGGTGGCCCCGTCACCGAGGCGACCGATGTCTACGCCATCGGGCTGATCCTTCATGAGCTCTTCACCGGTCGGAGTGCGGCGCAGGGGGAGTCGATCGATGCCTACCGACGCTGGCATCTCTCGACGCCGGTCGAGAGTGTGAGTCACTCCCTCTCCGAAGTGAATCCAGAGATCGAGCGCGTGATTCTCGCGTGCATCGCGAAGGATCCCTCCGAGCGCCCGGCCTCGGCGCTGGCCGTGTCGGCGATGCTTCCGGGAGGAGATCCGATCGCGACGGCGCTTGCCGCGGGCGAGACACCGTCGCCGGACATGGTGGCAGCCGCCGGGCGGGTCGACCGGATCTCGCCGACTCATGCCGTGATTCTCGGCGTCACGCTGCTTGCGGCGCTCCTGACATGGGTGGTTCTGCCCAGCCCGCTCCGACCTTGGGACCTCGCCCCGCCTCGGAAGCCACCCGCGGTCCTCGCCGATCGCGTTGACCAGATCCTGGCGCGCCTCGGCAGCGAGGAGCGGCTCCCAGGCCGGGCGCAGAGCTTCGTCTTCGACGAGTCGATCACCCAATGGCTGCGCCGTGAGTCTGGCACCGACCGGGACCTCTCGTCGGCGGTGAAGCGCGCCGATCCGGTCTCGTTCCTTGTGCGACGCTCGCCGCGCGCCATGCTGCCGCTCAACTCGATGACCCGGGTGACGCTTGATGATCCTGCCGTCGATCGCGCGGGAATGGAGGTGATTCAGCTCTTTTCCGACGGACGACTTCGACACTTCGAGCGGGTTCCCGCCCGGCGCGTGGATGCCCTCGGCGACGAAGCCGGGAGCGCGCCTCGCGCGGTCGCAAGCGAGGAGACGCTCGCGGCGCTCATTCGGGACGCGGGGTTCGATCCAGGCTCGCTCAGGAGCGCCGAGCCCCAGCGTCGTCCTCGCGTCTTCGCCGATCGCGTGCTGGCGTGGGAGGAAGTGAACGACGACGGCGCCGAACCGTGGCGAGTGGAGGCGGCCACGCTGGAGGGCGCGGTCGTTTCATTCGAAGTGGTGGGACCGTGGATGAGGGCGGGTCAAGAGGTGGGGCGAACGGCGCCTGAACGGTCGACTCGATCTGACGCGCCGGCACGGGTGGCGGGGTGGCTCATCTTCACGCTGCTGCTGGTCGCGATCACCGTGATGAGTCTCCTGGCGCTTCGACATCTTCGTCAGGGGCGCGGCGATCTTCGGGGCGCCCGGGCGCTGGCCCTCGCGGTGATGGGCATTGCCCTGCTTCGCTGGTTGATGCTCTGCGACTTCGTCTGGTCGCCGACCATGTTCGATCGCCTGGTGTCGGCCGGTGTTGGGCTGTCGCTCTTCGCAGGCGCCATCGCGTGGGTCCTCTACATCGCGCTTGAACCTTTCGCTCGACGGGTCTGGCCCGCCACAATGGTGTCATGGCAGCGGCTGGTGCGTGGACAGTTCCGGGATCCGCTGGTGGGCCGCGATCTGATTGTCGGAGCAATCGGCGGCGTCCTCTACCTGCTGGCGGGCACAGCAGGCCTGATGGTGGATCGTGCGCTCGGGCAGCCGTCGGTCATCGACCTCTCCCTGGCGGGGGCGCCGTTCTGGCTCATCCCACTCATGGGCGGTGTGCGCCCCGTGGGCATCATGCTCGTGGCGATTCAGTCAGGAGTCATCGTGCCGATGGTGTCGCTTCTCTTTCTGGTGGTGATGCGCATGATCGTCAGGAGGTCGTGGGTCGCGGCAGGGCTCTTCTGGCTGATCTATTCGGCGTCGGTCCTGCTCAGTTCGCCCACGCTCCTCTCCGGCATCGTCTTCGGCAGCCTGGTCGCCACCATCCTGCTCATCCTCCTGATGCGATACGGGCTGGTGGCCATTCTCGGCTCACAGGTGGTGGGTTCGCTGCTCACTCTCTTCCCGGTCACCAGTGACACCGGGGCATGGTTCTTCTCGATTGGATTGATCGGGGTCGTCCTGGCGCTCGTGCTGTCGGGGGCGGGGCTGGCGGCGGCCGTGGCCGGTCGCTCGGCGCCGGCGTGGTTGGTGGCTCGCCGCGGCGGGGCCGCCGCTCTAGTACCTTCATCGTGA
- a CDS encoding tyrosine--tRNA ligase gives MAHGFLDELRWRGLLHQVTSESLASFLAAPGQLGYAGFDPTSDSLTIGNAIPMLMLARWQRAGHRPLVLMGGGTGLIGDPSGKSVERTLMSEEQVRHNVASQRAIFERAIDFTGAHAGAIVDNSEWLAKLGFIEVLRDVGKHFSVNQMIARDSVAARLNQREQGISYTEFSYMILQAYDFLHLCRTRGCRVQLGGSDQFGNIVSGIDLIRRQEGIEAFGITNPLVTAADGSKIGKSEKGAIFVTADRTSPYRFHQFWLNTSDADVGRYLRWFTFLPRERIEELEAIATQRPEAREGQRVLADELTTLFHGAGETDRARRAAEALFSGRVCDLDQGMVREIAAELPSSEVSEERLAGEGTPLVELLAETTLAKSRREAREYLAAGAVLINGDKASAEHRVRSSDLLHGEVALLRRGKRNWHALRRGGRSG, from the coding sequence ATGGCTCACGGATTTCTTGACGAACTGCGCTGGCGCGGACTGCTCCATCAGGTGACTTCCGAGTCACTCGCGTCCTTTCTCGCGGCGCCCGGACAACTTGGATATGCCGGCTTTGATCCGACCTCGGACAGCCTGACCATTGGGAACGCGATTCCCATGCTCATGCTCGCTCGCTGGCAGCGGGCGGGACATCGGCCGCTTGTTCTCATGGGTGGAGGCACCGGTCTGATCGGCGACCCGAGTGGCAAGAGTGTCGAACGGACCCTCATGAGCGAGGAGCAGGTGCGCCACAATGTCGCCAGTCAGCGCGCCATCTTCGAGCGCGCCATCGACTTCACGGGAGCCCACGCCGGCGCCATCGTCGACAACTCGGAGTGGCTTGCGAAGCTCGGCTTCATCGAGGTGCTTCGCGATGTGGGCAAGCACTTCAGCGTGAATCAGATGATCGCGCGCGACTCCGTGGCGGCGCGCCTCAATCAGCGTGAGCAGGGCATCAGCTACACCGAGTTCAGCTACATGATCCTGCAGGCCTATGACTTTCTCCATCTCTGCCGCACGCGTGGCTGCCGCGTGCAACTGGGCGGCAGCGACCAGTTCGGAAACATCGTCTCGGGCATCGATCTCATTCGGAGGCAGGAAGGCATCGAGGCTTTCGGCATCACGAATCCTCTGGTGACCGCGGCGGATGGCAGCAAGATCGGCAAGAGTGAGAAGGGGGCCATCTTCGTGACGGCCGACCGGACTTCGCCCTATCGCTTTCACCAGTTCTGGCTGAACACCTCCGACGCCGATGTCGGACGCTACCTGCGCTGGTTCACCTTCCTGCCGCGCGAGCGCATCGAGGAACTCGAGGCGATCGCAACGCAGCGACCCGAGGCACGCGAGGGGCAGCGCGTGCTGGCCGATGAATTGACAACGCTCTTTCATGGTGCCGGCGAGACCGATCGGGCCCGCCGCGCGGCCGAGGCACTCTTCTCCGGCCGCGTGTGTGACCTCGATCAGGGCATGGTCCGTGAGATCGCCGCGGAGCTTCCCTCGAGCGAAGTGTCAGAGGAGCGTCTCGCGGGCGAGGGAACGCCGCTTGTCGAGCTTCTTGCCGAGACGACGCTCGCGAAGAGCCGTCGCGAGGCTCGCGAGTATCTCGCGGCAGGCGCGGTGCTCATCAATGGCGACAAGGCTTCGGCGGAGCATCGGGTTCGAAGCAGCGATCTCCTGCATGGCGAGGTAGCGCTTCTTCGACGCGGCAAGCGGAACTGGCACGCCCTTCGACGCGGTGGTCGAAGCGGGTGA
- the pgi gene encoding glucose-6-phosphate isomerase, whose translation MSNPTTTSSHAAAAGRSTPRLDALPEYRALRAYADGLRQRHLREFFAAEPNRGAAMATEALGIHLDWSKQRVDAEAIRLLRALLAAAGFSARREAMFTGVKINTPEQRAVLHTALRAPKDAVIEVDGVNVVPEVHAVLDRMAHFAAAVRSGAWLGHTGRRIRHVINIGIGGSDLGPAMAYDALRVYATDELDCRFVSNIDANDFVEKTRGLDPAETLFIISSKTFTTLETMTNARTARDWSLRAFNGDTAAVARHFVAVSTNAKEVSAFGIDTANMFGFWDWVGGRYSMDSAIGLSTMIAIGVDHFRAMLEGFRAMDEHFRHAPVEANLPVTMALVGFWNNNLLGAETVAILPYFQYLDRFSAYLQQLEMESNGKHVTLDGERVAWQTCPVIWGQPGTNGQHAFYQMIHQGTKLVPCDFIAFAQPLHQLGDHHDLLNANVFAQTQALAFGQTVQEIEREGVPAWLARHKEMEGNRPSNVLLCDRLTPAMLGKLVALYEHKVFTQGVLWGINSFDQWGVELGKVLAKRIAPMLSKGAAIPAGVDSSTKALVERYRQWRDA comes from the coding sequence ATGAGCAACCCCACGACGACCTCTTCGCACGCCGCCGCCGCGGGTCGATCGACACCGCGGCTCGATGCCCTGCCGGAGTACCGCGCACTCCGAGCCTACGCCGACGGTCTGCGTCAGCGCCACTTGCGGGAGTTCTTCGCGGCCGAGCCGAATCGCGGCGCCGCGATGGCGACGGAGGCGCTTGGCATCCACCTCGACTGGTCGAAGCAGCGCGTCGATGCGGAGGCGATAAGGCTGCTCCGCGCCCTGCTCGCCGCCGCGGGATTCTCCGCGCGCCGCGAGGCGATGTTCACCGGCGTGAAGATCAATACGCCGGAGCAGCGTGCCGTGCTGCACACGGCGCTTCGGGCGCCGAAGGATGCCGTCATCGAGGTCGATGGCGTCAATGTCGTACCCGAGGTGCACGCAGTGCTCGATCGAATGGCGCACTTCGCCGCCGCCGTGCGCAGCGGCGCGTGGCTCGGCCACACGGGCCGGCGCATCCGGCATGTGATCAACATCGGAATCGGGGGAAGCGATCTCGGGCCGGCGATGGCCTACGACGCCCTGCGCGTCTACGCCACCGATGAACTCGACTGCCGCTTCGTGAGCAACATCGATGCGAATGACTTCGTCGAGAAGACGCGCGGGCTCGACCCGGCGGAGACCCTCTTCATCATCTCAAGCAAGACTTTCACCACGCTCGAGACGATGACCAATGCCCGGACGGCGCGCGACTGGTCGCTCAGAGCATTCAATGGCGACACGGCGGCAGTGGCGCGGCACTTTGTCGCCGTGTCGACCAACGCGAAGGAAGTGTCGGCCTTCGGCATCGACACCGCCAACATGTTCGGCTTCTGGGATTGGGTCGGTGGTCGCTACTCGATGGACTCGGCGATCGGTCTCTCAACGATGATCGCGATTGGAGTCGACCACTTCCGCGCGATGCTCGAAGGCTTCCGGGCCATGGATGAGCACTTCCGCCATGCGCCCGTCGAAGCCAACCTGCCCGTCACGATGGCTCTGGTCGGCTTCTGGAACAACAATCTGCTCGGCGCCGAGACCGTCGCGATTCTCCCCTACTTCCAGTACCTCGATCGATTCAGCGCCTATCTCCAGCAGCTCGAGATGGAGTCCAATGGCAAGCATGTCACGCTCGATGGCGAGCGCGTGGCGTGGCAGACCTGTCCGGTGATCTGGGGACAGCCCGGCACGAACGGCCAGCATGCCTTCTATCAGATGATCCACCAGGGAACGAAGCTGGTGCCCTGCGACTTCATCGCCTTCGCCCAGCCGTTGCATCAGCTCGGCGATCACCACGATCTGCTCAACGCGAATGTCTTCGCGCAAACGCAGGCGCTCGCGTTCGGGCAGACGGTGCAGGAGATCGAGCGCGAAGGCGTGCCCGCATGGCTCGCCCGGCACAAGGAGATGGAAGGCAACCGTCCCTCGAATGTGCTTCTCTGCGATCGACTCACGCCGGCGATGCTCGGCAAGCTGGTGGCGCTCTATGAACACAAGGTCTTCACCCAGGGAGTGCTCTGGGGAATCAACAGCTTCGATCAGTGGGGAGTCGAGTTGGGCAAGGTGCTCGCGAAGCGCATCGCGCCGATGCTCTCCAAGGGCGCGGCGATTCCAGCGGGCGTCGATTCGAGCACCAAGGCCCTCGTCGAGCGCTACCGGCAGTGGCGCGACGCTTGA
- the recA gene encoding recombinase RecA, with protein MVSNSTNASPSSRSPQPASGVVKSPAGSDARTASSPEGRTGTTRGPVASDRSVGPASQRSVQEAPVSQSKSVEPKSVEPKPGDRASGGAGAPAGNSKSTTGPGAAAAAPDTKGKWKALEAAMSQIEKSYGKGSIMRLDGEKIPEIPAISTGALSLDLALGGRGLPRGRVIEIFGPESSGKTTLALTVIAHAQKAGGVAAFIDAEHALDPSWAKRLGVNLDEMLVSQPDTGEQALEICEMLVRSNAVDVVVVDSVAALIPRAEIEGEMGDSHVGLQARLMSQALRKLTGAIAKSETIVIFINQLREKIGVMFGSPETTTGGRALKFYASVRVDIRRIGSIKDGERNVGNRVRAKVVKNKIAPPFREAEFDIMFDEGISTAGDVLDLAVADGVVDKSGSWFSFSGTRLGQGREGAKGFLRENPETMAQIRNEVMRRRLANPAGSGRRANDDE; from the coding sequence ATGGTCAGCAACAGCACGAACGCTTCTCCCTCCTCTCGATCCCCTCAGCCAGCGTCCGGGGTCGTCAAGTCTCCCGCTGGTTCGGATGCACGGACCGCCTCCAGCCCGGAGGGACGCACGGGTACAACTCGTGGGCCCGTGGCGTCGGATCGTTCCGTCGGCCCGGCGAGCCAGCGCAGCGTGCAGGAGGCGCCAGTGAGCCAATCGAAGTCCGTTGAACCCAAGTCCGTCGAACCGAAGCCCGGGGACCGAGCCTCGGGGGGTGCAGGAGCGCCCGCTGGAAACTCGAAGTCGACGACCGGTCCGGGAGCGGCCGCAGCGGCGCCCGATACCAAGGGCAAGTGGAAGGCGCTCGAGGCCGCCATGAGCCAGATCGAGAAGAGCTACGGCAAGGGTTCGATCATGCGCCTCGACGGCGAGAAGATCCCGGAGATTCCGGCGATCTCAACCGGCGCGCTGAGCCTCGACCTGGCCTTGGGTGGCCGAGGGCTGCCGAGAGGCCGAGTGATCGAGATCTTCGGTCCGGAGTCGAGCGGTAAGACAACATTGGCGCTGACGGTCATCGCGCACGCCCAGAAGGCGGGCGGAGTGGCGGCCTTCATCGACGCCGAGCATGCGCTCGACCCCTCATGGGCGAAGCGGCTCGGCGTGAACCTCGACGAGATGCTGGTCTCGCAGCCTGACACCGGGGAACAGGCTCTCGAGATCTGCGAAATGCTCGTTCGCAGCAACGCCGTCGATGTGGTCGTGGTCGACTCGGTCGCAGCCCTCATTCCGAGGGCGGAGATCGAGGGCGAGATGGGTGACTCCCATGTCGGACTTCAGGCTCGCCTCATGAGCCAGGCGCTCCGGAAGCTCACTGGCGCCATCGCCAAGAGTGAGACGATCGTCATCTTCATCAATCAGCTCCGCGAGAAGATCGGAGTCATGTTCGGCAGCCCCGAGACGACGACAGGTGGTCGCGCCCTCAAGTTCTACGCGTCGGTCCGAGTGGACATTCGCCGCATCGGCTCCATCAAGGACGGCGAGCGGAATGTCGGCAACCGCGTTCGCGCCAAGGTGGTGAAGAACAAGATCGCGCCACCCTTCCGCGAGGCTGAGTTCGACATCATGTTCGACGAGGGCATCTCGACGGCGGGCGATGTGCTCGACCTCGCGGTGGCCGATGGAGTCGTCGACAAGAGCGGGTCGTGGTTCAGCTTCTCCGGCACGCGCCTCGGACAGGGGCGCGAGGGTGCGAAGGGCTTCCTTCGCGAGAACCCGGAGACCATGGCCCAGATCCGGAACGAGGTGATGCGTCGGAGGCTCGCCAATCCTGCGGGAAGTGGTCGGCGAGCCAACGACGACGAGTGA
- the tal gene encoding transaldolase, with protein sequence MKPTALLSISGQSIWLDNISRRLLTSGTLEKYISEFSVVGLTSNPTIFEKSIAGSRDYDDQIRELASKGLDEESIFFELAIADLQQAADLFKPTHERTGGVDGWVSLEVSPNLANDTQGTIEQALELHAKAKRPNLHIKVPGTPEGLPAIEELTARGISVNVTLLFSSDQYLDAAEAYLRGLERRHREGKSLRVESVASVFISRWDRKTADRLPPSLKNRLGVAIGMECYRAYADRYATDRFLRLQNAGARPQRLLFASTSTKDPRLANTFYVTELSAGRTVNTMPEETLLAFQDHGRVEDMLRHDGGDAHRILGDCEKAGVSIKATAEQLQLEGRDAFKRSWDDLLEQIRSKSSALVH encoded by the coding sequence ATGAAGCCCACCGCACTCCTCTCGATCTCGGGCCAGAGCATCTGGCTGGACAATATCTCCCGTCGTCTGCTCACCAGCGGCACGCTCGAGAAGTACATCAGCGAGTTCTCCGTGGTTGGCCTCACCAGCAATCCGACCATCTTCGAGAAGTCCATCGCCGGCTCGCGTGACTATGACGATCAGATTCGCGAGCTCGCGTCGAAGGGCCTCGATGAGGAGTCGATCTTCTTTGAACTGGCCATCGCCGATCTCCAGCAGGCGGCCGATCTCTTCAAGCCGACGCATGAGCGCACCGGCGGCGTGGATGGCTGGGTCAGCCTCGAGGTGAGCCCCAACCTCGCCAACGACACGCAAGGCACGATCGAACAGGCGCTCGAGTTGCACGCGAAGGCGAAGCGCCCGAATCTGCACATCAAAGTGCCCGGTACGCCCGAGGGCCTGCCCGCCATCGAGGAGCTGACGGCCCGCGGCATCTCGGTCAATGTCACGCTGCTCTTCTCCTCAGATCAGTACCTCGATGCTGCCGAGGCATACCTCCGCGGCTTGGAGCGACGCCATCGCGAAGGCAAGAGCCTGCGCGTCGAAAGCGTGGCGAGCGTCTTCATCAGCCGATGGGATCGCAAGACCGCGGATCGCCTGCCGCCGTCTCTCAAGAATCGTCTCGGTGTCGCGATCGGCATGGAGTGCTACCGCGCCTACGCCGATCGCTATGCGACCGATCGCTTCCTCCGACTTCAGAACGCCGGCGCGAGGCCGCAGCGACTCCTCTTCGCGAGCACGAGTACCAAGGATCCGCGACTCGCGAACACCTTCTATGTGACCGAGCTCTCTGCCGGGCGCACCGTGAACACAATGCCCGAGGAGACACTGCTCGCCTTCCAGGATCACGGGCGAGTCGAGGACATGCTTCGACATGACGGTGGTGATGCCCATCGCATTCTCGGTGACTGCGAGAAGGCGGGCGTCTCCATCAAGGCAACGGCGGAACAGCTTCAACTCGAGGGTCGAGATGCCTTCAAGAGGAGTTGGGACGATCTGCTGGAGCAGATTCGATCGAAGTCGTCGGCGCTCGTCCATTGA
- a CDS encoding SDR family oxidoreductase has translation MLKRILVTGGAGFLGSHLCDRLVAAGHEVICLDNFYTSQKSNIEHLRDHANFEVMRHDVTDPFKVEVDEIFNLACPAAPGHYQFNPIKTMKTSVMGAINVLGLAKRIRAKVFHASTSEVYGDPDVHPQTEAYRGNVNPIGPRACYDEGKRAAETLMFDYHRMNKVNIRVVRIFNTYGPRMHPFDGRVVSNFIRQAMRNEPITMYGDGSQTRSFCFVDDLIDGFLKMMAGPDDFVGPVNLGNPGEFTIRELAEKVVKLSGSSSTVGSGRPLPQDDPLQRCPDISLAKAKLGWEPKVHLDEGLRRTIAWFKSIDMSAYRPPTPNY, from the coding sequence ATGCTCAAGCGGATTCTTGTGACTGGCGGAGCGGGCTTCCTCGGCTCCCATCTCTGCGACCGACTCGTGGCGGCCGGCCACGAAGTGATCTGCCTCGACAACTTCTACACGAGCCAGAAGTCCAACATCGAACACCTGCGCGATCACGCGAACTTCGAGGTCATGCGGCACGATGTCACGGACCCGTTCAAGGTGGAGGTCGACGAGATCTTCAACCTTGCCTGCCCTGCAGCGCCGGGCCACTATCAGTTCAATCCGATCAAGACGATGAAGACCTCGGTCATGGGCGCGATCAATGTGCTTGGCCTCGCCAAGCGCATCCGCGCGAAGGTCTTTCACGCGAGCACGAGCGAGGTCTACGGCGATCCCGATGTGCATCCGCAGACGGAGGCGTATCGAGGCAATGTGAACCCCATCGGGCCGCGCGCCTGCTACGACGAGGGCAAGCGCGCCGCCGAGACACTCATGTTCGACTACCACCGGATGAACAAGGTGAACATTCGAGTGGTTCGGATCTTCAACACCTATGGACCTCGCATGCACCCCTTTGACGGGCGCGTGGTCAGCAACTTCATCCGGCAGGCGATGCGGAACGAGCCGATCACGATGTACGGCGATGGCTCGCAGACGAGGTCGTTCTGCTTCGTCGACGATCTCATCGACGGCTTCCTGAAGATGATGGCGGGGCCGGATGACTTCGTCGGCCCGGTGAATCTCGGCAATCCCGGCGAGTTCACCATTCGCGAACTCGCGGAGAAAGTGGTCAAGCTGAGCGGAAGTTCATCGACCGTCGGCAGCGGTCGGCCGCTCCCGCAGGATGACCCGCTGCAGCGCTGCCCCGATATCTCGCTCGCCAAGGCGAAGCTCGGTTGGGAGCCGAAGGTTCACTTGGATGAAGGCCTGCGGCGCACGATCGCCTGGTTCAAGTCGATCGACATGAGCGCCTATCGCCCGCCCACGCCGAACTATTGA